Genomic DNA from Setaria italica strain Yugu1 chromosome V, Setaria_italica_v2.0, whole genome shotgun sequence:
AATATTGACATGTGTTGCCCGTGTGGTTCAGACATGACTGATTACACTACAGACAGATTGAGTTTGATCTCAACAAATAATCCACTATGCCTATATGGCTATATGATCTGAAGCATCAGTTAAAGCAATGCCATGAAAACAcaatatggaaaaaaaatcaaaataaaccTCTGTATCCTATGAATTGACTAATTCATATTCTACATGTGCTATCTGATAAAGTCCTTTGCAAGAAGCTATGAAGATGTCTGGTGCTAGTGTACTGGGCTAGTGTCATAATAACATATGATGGAATCTAATAACATTCAGTTTTCCAACACTGGTGGATCCGATTTGATGCAATTGGCTGTTTGGGCCCATCCTTATGGTCCTCTGAAATTGAAGATGCATTCATAAAACATAATATAACATGTAGTATTGAAGTGTAATAAGAACAAAGTTTATTACTTGAGCTCAAGGAATCCGCTCATTTCAATTGCTCCACACAATGAAATTTCGCCATCGCCCTGGGAGAAAGTGCATATCACCAGTACTAAGGTTTGCTCCTTCAACAAATATCGGTAGATAAACTTTTGAACCTCTGCTTAGATTCTTTATGTCACAGTTCCCACCATTCTCCCTTCCAGGAATGGTTCTAGCTGCTCCATTTGCAATTTTGTGCCATTCAGCAGTTCCCTCTTGGATCTGCATGACATTGTAATTGTATTCATTACAAACATGGCACTTCTACCAAACAGGTGGAAAGATGTACTTTAGATCTGCTAGCTAATATATGCATATAGAACTCTTAACTTGTGTTGTAGGAAATACAAAGTGTAGAATGTTCTTATATGCACTTCCCACAGTGAAAAACAACATTATTAAAAGATGGTAGTGGATGGTTGCAAACCCTCAGTTTGTTGTAGGTGATGCAAATTTTACATTTAATCCAAGGCATTAAAGTGAAAAAATTGACCATGCCTTCCCAAGTAAGCAGTTCTCAGGGGTCGGTAAATGAACAAGGGGCCTCTGGTGCAGAACTTCACACAGTTTAAGGGTCTCTTGGTTTGTCTCAGCCAATCTTTTCTCCCTTTCATTCCATATATTAAGAAGTTCAACTGATGGTGCAGTTCCTACCATACCAGGATGAGTTAATCCTGGAAAACGAACACCTGGTATACACAAATTGGAATATTTAAGGATCAAAAACTGGAAAGCTTCATTCCCAGCAACAACAAGAAACTTTTTTAAAAAGCAACTGCCAAGAGCTTGTACGAGTACAACAAAAAACTTTACCTGGTATCTGAGGGGAGTATGCATAAATTCCTTCAAAATACCAAATGGCTTTTCTTGCGCTAGGGAAGTGGTCAGTTAAGAATCCACCACCATTCTCCCTTTCGAGTATTGCAGTATAATCCCACTCATCGCCAGGAAGTGGTCCAAGGTTGCAGATCTCTACTACTAGAAGATCACCAGGTGAAGCTGGAACCCCTTCAGAATCAACTATTCTTAGCGGACCACTAAGATAATGAGCCTGTGGAACATCCGTAGTCAGTTTGGCTCACAATGAAAGCACtggaacaaaagaaaaattaaatgATATCTTCACAAGAAAAATACAAACTTACAATTGTGAAATCCATGGATTTCATATCATCTGCAGAGTTATCATCCCTAACCCGGCCTCCACTCCAATCAACCATCTCAACACGGAACAATTCCCCTTCAGTTACATCAGCAACAGGAGGGATATCTGGATGCCAGCAGTTATGGAGAGGGACCTTTTGCTCCCATGGCTGCTTCTTCACATTTATGGGCACTACTAATCTTGGGGGTCAGAGGAGCCATGTTTCATTACAGTATCTCCTCAAGAGCTTCCCATTGGAAGCTTGGTGCACCTTTATAATGGCAGGATATGCATGCTGACGAGACTGCTAATGGTAAAAACAGGAAGGCAAAAAGGAATCCCAGGAAAACATTTTTCAAACAAACTTCCACTTGGGAAGCTCACTTGAATATGAGCTGTGGATCTGATAACTAGAATTCATGTTCCGTTTTCAAAGAAATATTCCAAAAGGAATAGGCACAGTTTTACCTTGCAATACTATTCATGTGTTTAGAGTTGCTTTACATAACCGAGTCACTATCAGGTAAGAAATTTCTTGTTGGTCCCACCCATCCCTATAGACTATCCAGAGCTAAGACGTTGAGATATTTTCTTGTACAACAGCAGTACCAGCCAACTTGGCTTGTCttattcatttttgttttcCACAGGTAACATGCAACACTTGGGTACTTGAGCACATTTTGTTTTTGGCAATACTCCAACATAAATTGAATGTCCATTTCCCCGCAACACTAAGGGCTGTCACCAAACAAAGTTTGTCTTCCTGCTAAACTGGACAACACTATAGAAGCAGGGATATTTAAAGCTGGCTTCTTTTAAGAATATCTGCAACATGCTAGTAGGTAGCTAGAAATTTTATATTAGTTGCAAGAAATAGAATTCAGAAGTAATAATACAATAAACTACATTAGTATTTCATTTTTAAAAGTTATGGGCAGTACTGTATAACTTTCCCATTACAGGATATAGTTATTACTCTTGAGCCAACAGTGGGAATACAAATTTACCAGAGCGTACGAAATACAATTAACACAATATTATTAATCCAAATCCCTATTCAGCAAATTGTTGGTACAACCtggaaataataaaaaaatgcatAAATCGAGAGTTAAAGGCTCAACTTATTTCCACAAAAAATGAGCATTTTAGCACTTAATTACCCATGCTATCACCAAAGCTGCTTCATCTTACTAAACTTTACATGTCATAAAGCTTGTGCTTTCAGCTCCTAACATAAACTTTATGACATGTAAACTCAAACCTAGCCGAATCCATCCAAATTGGGGCCTCTATCTGAAACTGTTACAAATTGGTCTAATATCTGACAATGTGAATCTTGCAAGTTAGGTAAATCTGTTACATCATTCATTCAAGGGACGACATGGTATTTCTACTTTTGCTGGCAACACCGATCATAGTACCACTCTCCTTTAGTGACTTTCACATGAATCACCACCCTAAATAAGTAAGTTTCTAGAGAGGGAAATTAAATTTCAACATTATTCATAGCACGACTTTGTAGCAATACAGAAAATATGACACCACTCAGGTGTTTCTATCCTCATACATGATTATTGTCTGACAAACTAAAGATCAACATTCTGGATTCCAGGTCACATACATAGATGATTCCTGGAAGTTGGAAATATAAAGATGATTATTTATATGTATAAGTAGAACGATACTCATCAATTTCTAGATGATATGCATCTCTAGGGTACACTTCTACCACTTTGGTCTTGGGTGACAGGAAGGTGTCCATCATTTGAGCAGCTCAGAAGATCTGGAAGTCTTATCAGTTTTGGTCCTGGTCTCCCTTTCAAGTGTTTTGGCCTTATATCCTACAACAGCAATTGAAATATTATGCATCGAAGTTTTGAGAAAAAAGTATAAGTTTAGAAGAATATGTACAAAGGAAGAATATACTCTCTTGACTTGTCTATTGATATTGAACCCTTGGAACTTTAAAATAAAGCAATGCTACCAGCAGACTAGTATATATTTGACTAATTTGCTACAGAGTAGAAAAGGTCAAGTTCCATCTTGAAATAGTAAGCAAAATAGGTCTGATCCTTACTGAAAAATGATATGTTTGCTCTGGCTATTGTGACTGCTTCATATAAAATCCAGGAAGTAATATTTACAAGTTGTTCTTCTAGTTTGATCATAACAGCAACCGTCAGGGGAAAGTGTGTTTTAGAATGTTGAGGCTCTTGTATTACTGACTGCTATATAAGAAAATAATTTGGTGATACATGCCACTGATGCACTGACCAAGTGCTATCAGGCTTACTCATATGATCTACTTTTAACAAAATGTATAAAGTAATATAAATCTACTCATGAGTCACATGCACTACCTTTTTCTCTCTCCAATAACATCAATTCACTAATGTTTGGTGTAAAATTTAATCTCATCAGCATCAACATTGATCCGCTGTGATTTGAACAGCCTACTCATGAGTCACATGCACTACCTTTTTCTCTCTCCAATAACATACCAGCAGCTCATGTTAGATACTTAGATACAATATCAGACAAAAGGAATAAGTCATGatctataaaaaaatattttaactaATCTAATAATTTTAAGGAGCAAAGGAAATTGGTGTTGGTCTGTTGAAGGCAAACCTGGTCAAATATTGCTGTAGGGATGGCAAGAGTTGCCACTGCATTAGGAGAGTCTACTATTCCAGATATCCTACCCTCACATGGACAGCAAGATAGTAAGAGATATACCTGTATAAAATCCCCAATACCCGATGTTAAGATAATATTCGGCACAAATGATACTTCAAGATAACAGTTAGCTACCCAACTGCCTACCTGCTCCTTGGAGTACCCAAATCTGGAAAGGTACTCAATGGCATTCAGAACTGCACGCTTGTAGGCAACTGATGCATCAAGGAAATGCTGCTTCCCAGACTCATCCACACTGATGCCCTCAAACACTAACCATTCTGAGAAGCGTGGCTCGACAGGACCTATCTCGAAGATAGGATTCACATGTAGTGACGTTGGACCAACTGGGGTCATGTATTCCTTCATCCCACCTCTTATGATCTCACACCTATATAGAATGCAAGAGAGATTCTGTTACTTTGGAGAAGCGTACAAGGGAACGTGAGTTTGCATAGGCAGATTTACATCAGCTGTAGGGTTCAGAATAATTGATCAGGCTACATCGCAACACACAAATGGAGCGAGTTTGATCCCACCAAATAATTCACTATGCCAGAATATATGAACCACAAATCATGAGCTATCTGATAAGTCTCATGCAAGCAGCGATGAAGAATTGAAGATTTTTTCTCAAatacgcaggagaactgcatatcattgcattaagatagaaggaaaaaaaggccAAAATAGCCATATGAAGAATTGAAGATGACTGGTGCTAGTGTACTAGGCTAGTATCTTTATAAAAAATGATGGAATCTAATAATATGAAGTTTTCCTACACTAGTGAATCTGATATTCTAATTTGACACAATTGGTTTTTTGTTTATATCATTAGAGGTCGACTAGACAAATATAAGATGTCAGACATGTTTATGAAACATAATATAACAAGTAGTATTGAAGTGTACATAATGACAAAATTTATTACTTGAGCTCAAGGAATCCACTCATTTCAATTGCACCACAAAATGAAACTTCACCATCGCCCTGGGAGAAGTGCATATCACCAGTACTAAGATTTGCTCCTTCAACAAATACTGGTAGATAAACTTTGGAACCTCTGCTTAGATTCTTTATGTCACAGTTCCCGCCATTCTCCCTTCCAGGAATAGTTCTGGCTGCTTCATTTGCCATTTTGTGCCATTCAGCTGTCCCTTTCTGAATCTGCACAGAATTGTATTAATTATGAACATGGCACTTACAAAGAAACAGATAGCAAGATATAATTCAGATCTGCTAGACAATATCTGCATATAGAACTGCATTACTGGTGCCATaggtcaaaaaaaaaatcatacagaTGCGATTCAACCCTTTGCAGATTGAAAGACACAAATCTTGAAGCAACACTATTAGTAGAGATAGAGGGTGGTTCCTATTGCCTTTCCAAGTAAGCAGTTCTCAGGGGTCGGTAAATTAGCAAGGGGCCTCTGGTGTAGGACTTCACACAGTTTAAGAGTCTCTGGACTTGTCTCAGCCAATCTTTTCTCCCTTTCATTCCATATATTAAGAAGTTCAACTGATGGTGCAGTTCCTACTATACCGGGATGAGTTAATCCTGGAAAACGAACACCTGAAACACGCAAAATGGAATTATTG
This window encodes:
- the LOC101787007 gene encoding LOW QUALITY PROTEIN: uncharacterized protein LOC101787007 (The sequence of the model RefSeq protein was modified relative to this genomic sequence to represent the inferred CDS: deleted 4 bases in 3 codons), which gives rise to MAPLTPRLVVPINVKKQPWEQKVPLHNCWHPDIPPVADVTEGELFRVEMVDWSGGRVRDDNSADDMKSMDFTIAHYLSGPLRIVDSEGVPASPGDLLVVEICNLGPLPGDEWDYTAILERENGGGFLTDHFPSARKAIWYFEGIYAYSPQIPGVRFPGLTHPGMVGTAPSVELLNIWNEREKRLAETNQETLKLCEVLHQRPLVHLPTPENCLLGKIQEGTAEWHKIANGAARTIPGRENGGNCDIKNLSRGSKVYLPIFVEGANLSTGDMHFSQGDGEISLCGAIEMSGFLELKCEIIRGGMKEYLTPVGPTPLHVNPIFEIGPVEPLLSEWLVFEGISVDESGKQHFLLDASVAYKRAVLNAVEYLSRFGYSKEQDIWNSRLS